In Methylacidiphilum infernorum V4, a single window of DNA contains:
- a CDS encoding DNA-directed RNA polymerase subunit omega, with amino-acid sequence MNTTQENNIAQLLSAALAKVEIPEVLVNMVSRRVRLLAKGAKPLVEVPPQWNYMQIALKEIAEGRLSWELVPQEEKEESSPEA; translated from the coding sequence ATGAACACGACTCAAGAAAATAATATTGCCCAGTTGCTTTCTGCTGCCCTGGCCAAAGTTGAAATCCCAGAAGTACTTGTCAACATGGTATCGCGGCGCGTAAGGCTTTTGGCTAAAGGAGCAAAACCACTTGTAGAAGTTCCTCCTCAATGGAATTACATGCAGATTGCTTTGAAAGAAATTGCAGAGGGAAGGCTAAGTTGGGAGCTTGTACCTCAAGAAGAAAAAGAGGAGTCTTCACCAGAAGCATAA
- the smpB gene encoding SsrA-binding protein SmpB, translating to MERDLVVNRRARKDYQILKTLEAGIVLLGSEVKSLKAGKGSLEGAFARVENGEAFLYQMNISPYEKAASYALRDPKAPRKLLLHKKEIGELAGAISRQGRTIVPLKLYFRRGKIKVLLGIASGRSKVDKREKIKEQETQREISRVLKRRREF from the coding sequence ATGGAAAGAGACCTTGTTGTCAATAGGAGGGCGAGGAAAGATTACCAGATTTTAAAGACGCTAGAAGCAGGAATTGTTCTTCTAGGCTCCGAAGTGAAGTCTCTAAAGGCAGGTAAGGGAAGCCTGGAAGGGGCATTTGCAAGAGTAGAAAACGGAGAGGCCTTTCTTTACCAGATGAACATTTCTCCTTATGAAAAAGCTGCCTCCTATGCCCTTCGGGATCCGAAGGCACCGAGAAAGCTTTTGCTTCATAAAAAAGAAATTGGAGAGCTTGCCGGCGCCATTTCCAGGCAGGGAAGAACGATAGTCCCTTTAAAACTTTATTTCCGCCGGGGCAAAATCAAAGTGCTCCTGGGTATAGCTTCTGGAAGAAGCAAAGTCGATAAGAGAGAGAAAATAAAAGAGCAGGAAACGCAAAGAGAAATAAGTAGAGTTCTTAAAAGAAGAAGAGAATTTTAA
- the purH gene encoding bifunctional phosphoribosylaminoimidazolecarboxamide formyltransferase/IMP cyclohydrolase yields the protein MSAAFLSVYDKTGIVEVARVLSQAGIDIISTGGTARLLKNAHIPVQEVSDVTGFPELLEGRVKTLHAKIHAGILYKREKPDHLREITELGIPQIQYVIVNFYPFVDAVKKNLPIEEMLEYIDIGGCTLARSAAKNYPHVTVVVDPADYTELISQIQTMGSTSSSLRKKLAFKAFNLTSYYDSQIARFFQEKLHMRFFPPESSIPLYGYSPLRYGENPHQHAALYGDFWNYFQQLQGKDLSYNNILDIDAAVRILSEFGSDSAIAAIFKHSSPCGVGMGMTVKEAFEKAFKTDKESPFGGVIALNKPLDPALAEILADIFVEVIVSPEYEPESLQLLQKKKNLRLIQVSLNKLPPPRYIIRSLCGNSYLLQEPDNMLLDQEKMKIVSLRKPTPEEMNKCLFGWKVVKHVRSNAIVFSDADRTLGIGAGQPSRVDAVRIAIDKAGREGLSLKGSAVASDAFFPFPDGLELAASAGATVVIQPGGSVRDKEVIEAANKHNMAMIFTHLRHFLH from the coding sequence ATGAGTGCAGCATTTCTTTCGGTATATGACAAGACGGGTATCGTGGAGGTAGCCAGGGTTTTAAGCCAAGCTGGAATCGACATCATTTCAACAGGAGGCACGGCCAGGCTTCTTAAAAACGCTCATATTCCCGTTCAAGAGGTATCGGATGTAACGGGATTTCCTGAACTGCTCGAAGGGAGAGTAAAAACCCTCCATGCAAAAATTCATGCCGGAATTCTTTATAAAAGAGAGAAGCCGGATCACCTAAGGGAGATTACCGAATTGGGCATTCCCCAAATTCAATACGTTATTGTTAATTTTTATCCTTTTGTTGACGCTGTAAAAAAGAACTTGCCTATCGAAGAAATGCTCGAATACATCGATATTGGAGGCTGCACGTTAGCAAGAAGCGCTGCGAAAAATTATCCCCATGTGACCGTTGTCGTTGATCCTGCGGATTATACAGAGCTGATCAGTCAAATACAAACAATGGGATCAACTTCTTCTTCCCTGCGTAAGAAACTGGCGTTTAAGGCCTTCAACCTGACCAGTTATTACGATAGTCAAATTGCGAGGTTCTTCCAAGAAAAACTCCACATGCGGTTCTTTCCTCCGGAATCCTCTATTCCCCTATACGGCTATTCCCCTTTACGATACGGAGAAAATCCCCATCAACATGCCGCCCTTTATGGAGATTTCTGGAATTACTTCCAGCAGCTTCAAGGCAAGGATCTCTCTTACAATAATATTCTAGATATCGATGCAGCCGTAAGAATATTATCTGAATTTGGATCCGATTCAGCTATAGCCGCCATTTTTAAACATAGTTCTCCCTGCGGGGTAGGCATGGGAATGACGGTTAAAGAAGCCTTTGAAAAAGCTTTTAAGACGGATAAAGAATCTCCTTTTGGAGGAGTCATTGCCCTAAACAAACCCCTCGATCCAGCCTTGGCAGAGATCCTCGCCGATATCTTTGTAGAAGTTATCGTGAGTCCCGAATATGAACCAGAAAGCCTACAACTTTTACAAAAGAAAAAGAACTTGAGGCTTATTCAAGTCTCTTTAAATAAACTTCCTCCTCCCCGGTATATAATCCGTTCACTCTGCGGGAATTCTTATTTGCTTCAAGAGCCCGATAACATGCTTTTAGATCAAGAAAAGATGAAGATTGTCAGCTTGCGAAAACCCACCCCAGAAGAAATGAATAAATGCCTCTTTGGTTGGAAAGTAGTAAAACATGTGCGGTCTAATGCCATCGTTTTTTCCGATGCAGATAGAACACTGGGAATAGGAGCTGGACAGCCTTCAAGGGTTGATGCCGTTAGAATCGCTATCGATAAAGCCGGCCGCGAGGGATTATCTTTAAAAGGAAGCGCCGTTGCTTCCGATGCTTTCTTTCCGTTTCCGGACGGCCTAGAATTAGCAGCCTCAGCCGGAGCCACCGTGGTTATTCAACCCGGAGGCAGTGTTAGAGACAAGGAAGTTATAGAAGCAGCGAACAAGCACAACATGGCGATGATTTTCACCCACCTGCGCCATTTTCTCCATTAA
- a CDS encoding CehA/McbA family metallohydrolase → MQYRIDFHCHSRFSADGVSEPEEMVRVAKRKGLNGFALTDHNTSAGIDYFEQIGLIRKDGLAVDNFLIIPGQEITTKEGHLLALGIKLPDLKGIPALDAIALIHSMGGLAIAPHPFDYFRAGIRKRVLDQLPLDGIEVFNAAVTFKRCNQKAQAYAKERKLPMISASDAHDADVIGTAYTVVDAEEFSLQGILRAIARGTILEKKYISPKEALKKTWNNVFRFRSRQGAIRSLGKDN, encoded by the coding sequence ATGCAATATCGAATTGATTTCCATTGTCATTCCAGATTTTCCGCGGATGGAGTATCGGAACCGGAGGAAATGGTTCGCGTTGCAAAACGCAAGGGATTGAATGGCTTTGCATTGACCGATCATAATACTTCAGCCGGTATAGATTATTTCGAACAAATCGGGCTCATTAGGAAAGATGGGTTGGCTGTCGACAACTTTCTTATCATTCCCGGGCAAGAAATTACGACTAAAGAAGGCCACCTCCTTGCCCTGGGAATAAAATTACCCGACCTAAAAGGTATTCCCGCCCTGGATGCGATTGCCCTCATCCATTCTATGGGAGGATTGGCTATTGCTCCCCATCCCTTTGATTATTTTCGGGCTGGAATCCGTAAACGGGTCTTAGACCAATTACCTTTGGACGGGATTGAAGTCTTTAACGCCGCAGTAACCTTCAAAAGATGCAACCAAAAGGCCCAAGCCTATGCCAAGGAAAGAAAATTACCCATGATCTCTGCAAGTGATGCCCATGATGCGGACGTGATTGGAACGGCCTATACGGTTGTAGATGCAGAAGAATTTTCTCTCCAGGGTATTCTTCGAGCTATTGCTCGTGGTACTATCTTGGAAAAAAAATACATCAGTCCAAAGGAAGCTTTGAAAAAAACCTGGAATAATGTTTTTCGTTTTAGAAGCAGGCAGGGAGCGATAAGATCTTTAGGGAAAGACAACTAA
- a CDS encoding ubiquinone/menaquinone biosynthesis methyltransferase yields MPQPDNFIGKLFDKVAFKYDFLNHWLSLGFDFWWRRKLALKIAELKPFALLDVATGSGDMLLATLRCCSSIHTYYGVDISEEMLTLAKKKGLNNVLAAEASDLPFSSSTFDTTTIAFGLRNFQCRLGALKEIFRVLRPGGTLFVLEFSMPKGVIKPFYLFYLVKVIPRIAALVGAPKEAYDYLAQSILEFPPTEAVVDLFKLAGFYPCGSIPMTLGIVTLYWGKKPS; encoded by the coding sequence ATGCCCCAGCCGGACAATTTTATAGGAAAATTATTCGATAAGGTTGCCTTCAAGTATGATTTTTTAAATCATTGGCTAAGCCTAGGTTTTGATTTTTGGTGGAGAAGAAAACTGGCCTTAAAAATAGCGGAACTAAAGCCCTTTGCCCTTCTCGATGTAGCCACGGGCAGCGGGGATATGTTACTCGCTACGTTACGATGTTGTTCCTCCATTCATACTTACTACGGTGTGGACATTTCAGAAGAAATGCTCACTTTAGCTAAAAAAAAGGGACTTAACAACGTTCTTGCGGCCGAGGCTTCGGATCTTCCATTTTCTTCTTCAACTTTTGATACGACGACTATCGCTTTTGGGTTGAGGAATTTCCAGTGTAGACTAGGGGCACTAAAAGAAATTTTTCGGGTCTTGCGTCCAGGAGGAACTTTATTCGTATTAGAATTTTCTATGCCCAAGGGAGTCATTAAGCCCTTTTATTTATTTTACCTTGTCAAAGTTATTCCCCGTATTGCCGCTCTTGTAGGTGCTCCTAAAGAAGCCTACGATTATCTTGCCCAGTCTATTCTTGAATTCCCACCTACCGAGGCGGTGGTGGACCTTTTTAAGCTAGCGGGATTTTATCCCTGTGGCTCCATTCCTATGACCCTTGGAATCGTCACCCTTTATTGGGGGAAAAAACCTTCATGA
- a CDS encoding SufE family protein gives MMDKLPKSLKDIISTFEVLGEEERREMLIAYSEAYSQFAPREDEQYVLTDVRRDEECTDTVGVYLLSDDEGKVYFRMHLGPHVQTLTKAMTSILCQGLSGSYPQQVVDIPSTFIKKIVGGELFRIRSQTVYYVLGRMKSACKQLLNKSLSENSN, from the coding sequence ATGATGGATAAATTACCCAAATCTCTAAAAGATATTATTTCTACATTTGAGGTTCTTGGAGAAGAAGAAAGACGAGAAATGCTGATTGCCTACAGTGAAGCCTACTCCCAGTTTGCCCCTAGAGAAGATGAACAGTACGTATTAACCGATGTGCGCAGGGACGAGGAATGTACAGATACCGTGGGCGTATATCTCCTTTCCGATGATGAAGGAAAAGTCTATTTTCGGATGCATTTAGGTCCTCATGTGCAAACCTTGACCAAGGCTATGACTTCTATTCTCTGCCAAGGACTAAGCGGGTCCTATCCTCAACAGGTTGTGGATATTCCATCGACATTTATAAAGAAAATAGTAGGCGGAGAGCTTTTTAGGATAAGAAGTCAAACTGTTTACTATGTACTGGGAAGGATGAAGAGTGCTTGCAAGCAATTACTCAATAAAAGCCTATCCGAAAACAGCAATTAG
- a CDS encoding sulfurtransferase yields MKNYAHPEVLVETSWLQEHLNDPGIRIIESNEDPLLYDTGHIPNAVNIDWRADLNDPLIRDYISAERFAQLCSQKGISPETTCIFYGDKSNWWACYSLWVFRLFGHTAVKILNGGRDKWIKEGRPLTKEKVAFPPSSYPVPTVRHDGEIRAFYDEVLRFCKEKRGPLIDVRSPGEYTGELIHMPEYPQEGALRGGHIPGAKSVPWKTAVNEDGTFKSAEELSKIYEEGCGVSDDKPTLVYCRIGERSSHTWFVLTYLLGHKNVKNYDGSWTEWGNKVGAPIER; encoded by the coding sequence ATGAAAAATTACGCGCATCCCGAAGTCTTAGTAGAAACAAGTTGGTTACAAGAGCACCTGAACGATCCCGGAATAAGAATCATTGAAAGCAACGAAGACCCCCTGCTCTATGATACCGGGCATATTCCCAATGCCGTGAATATTGATTGGAGGGCTGATCTCAATGATCCCTTGATCAGGGATTATATTTCGGCTGAAAGATTTGCCCAGCTTTGCAGCCAAAAAGGGATAAGCCCCGAGACTACCTGCATCTTTTATGGAGATAAATCCAATTGGTGGGCGTGTTACTCTCTTTGGGTATTCAGGTTATTTGGTCATACCGCAGTAAAAATCCTTAACGGGGGAAGAGATAAATGGATAAAGGAAGGCCGCCCCCTGACAAAAGAAAAAGTCGCTTTTCCACCATCCTCCTATCCAGTACCGACGGTCCGGCATGATGGGGAAATCAGGGCCTTTTATGATGAAGTCTTGCGCTTTTGCAAAGAAAAAAGAGGACCCCTTATCGATGTTCGTTCCCCTGGAGAATATACGGGTGAACTTATTCATATGCCGGAATATCCTCAAGAAGGAGCATTAAGAGGGGGACATATTCCAGGGGCTAAAAGCGTACCTTGGAAAACCGCGGTTAACGAGGATGGCACTTTTAAATCGGCGGAGGAGCTTTCAAAAATCTATGAAGAGGGCTGCGGCGTATCCGATGACAAGCCAACCCTTGTTTACTGCCGGATTGGAGAACGTTCTAGCCACACCTGGTTTGTCTTGACTTATCTTCTGGGACACAAAAATGTGAAGAATTATGATGGTTCTTGGACCGAGTGGGGCAATAAAGTTGGAGCTCCCATTGAAAGATAA
- the bioB gene encoding biotin synthase BioB, which yields MKDYCAIEQIYHRPLDELLGEALQAKKLSGRNGVQFCQLLNIKSGGCSEDCKYCAQSAHYRTPIEKGALLDEEEILQAGLQAKEKGASRFCLGAAWRGLFEGETKTKKICKIISKISSLGMELCLSAGFLTEKTALMLKESGLKVYNHNLNTGPSYYPRIASTHRFEDRLQTIRIVQKVGLKLCSGGIIGMGERLKDRLEMLFCLYSLPEAPESIPINVYMPIEGTPFYGTPPLDYMDLIRMIATTRILFPLSRIRLAAGRKLLDEKTLTLCYLAGVDSIFIGEKLLTQSNVQLEKDYALLKKLNLRKEER from the coding sequence ATGAAGGATTATTGTGCTATTGAGCAGATCTATCACCGACCCCTGGATGAATTGTTGGGGGAAGCACTCCAAGCGAAAAAATTATCGGGCAGAAATGGGGTACAGTTTTGCCAACTTCTCAACATCAAAAGCGGAGGTTGCAGTGAAGATTGCAAATATTGTGCTCAGAGTGCCCACTACCGAACCCCTATCGAAAAAGGAGCATTACTTGATGAAGAAGAGATCCTTCAAGCGGGATTGCAAGCTAAAGAAAAGGGAGCTAGCCGGTTTTGTCTTGGAGCGGCTTGGAGGGGGTTATTCGAAGGAGAAACAAAAACAAAAAAGATTTGCAAAATTATTTCGAAGATCAGTTCCCTGGGCATGGAATTGTGTCTTTCTGCCGGATTTTTAACGGAAAAAACCGCCTTAATGTTAAAAGAATCTGGACTTAAGGTGTATAACCATAATTTAAACACGGGTCCTAGTTATTATCCAAGGATCGCCTCCACTCACCGTTTTGAAGACCGATTGCAAACCATTAGAATTGTACAAAAAGTAGGTTTAAAACTCTGTTCTGGTGGAATAATAGGCATGGGAGAGAGGCTAAAAGATAGACTGGAAATGCTTTTCTGTCTGTATTCCCTGCCCGAAGCCCCGGAGAGCATACCCATCAACGTTTACATGCCCATTGAAGGAACTCCTTTTTATGGGACGCCTCCCCTGGATTACATGGATCTTATCCGAATGATAGCTACAACCAGAATCCTCTTCCCGCTATCTAGAATAAGACTTGCCGCAGGAAGAAAATTACTCGATGAAAAAACTCTCACTTTGTGCTATTTAGCGGGTGTAGATTCGATTTTCATCGGTGAAAAATTACTCACCCAAAGCAATGTTCAATTGGAAAAAGATTATGCCTTGCTCAAAAAATTGAATTTAAGAAAAGAAGAACGCTAA
- a CDS encoding sensor histidine kinase — translation MVILRRYPLWIGLFLLWMLLAILSVAFGVCGLIALLWGVSARIAAGKDNLHKGALRIEENLKNGFEQKEAPGSSNLNFIIASSLSSFSGVEGGLWNMEKGYIAYSYPTYEGPLKMDVPSAEKNRIIRLSQQSLKEKRPLFGRFDGTRESLLLYVKPLNLKDNDTVIWTMTRVPIRLVSDYEKLIFFLSSILIFSLLLGIFGLRILQSWSREISRLENIIATTPPDQIPSLPLTGYRELDKLVETLVGARKSLIDEKNRKEELLKKISKNERIVTLGKVAATLTHELRNPLATIQLEVENALQSKDKGNKEPLECVQEQVERMKKLLDSIVLLCHAGEITPQENDLYPWLKSTVKPYEAAAFKHGVDLRVVPWKGSWCFDPQGMSRVLGNLLQNALEHTPKGGWIEVKVEKKDDKLCISVEDSGKGIEDEIREEVFEPFFTKKSHGFGLGLSIVKEIVESHNACIECKAGREGGARFEIELPWRIS, via the coding sequence ATGGTGATTCTTCGCCGTTATCCCCTCTGGATAGGCCTTTTTCTTTTATGGATGCTCTTGGCGATCCTTAGCGTCGCTTTTGGGGTTTGCGGTCTAATTGCGTTGCTTTGGGGAGTTTCAGCCCGAATAGCTGCCGGGAAAGACAACCTCCATAAAGGAGCTTTGAGGATTGAAGAAAATCTAAAAAACGGTTTTGAACAAAAAGAGGCGCCGGGAAGCTCAAATTTAAATTTTATCATTGCCAGTTCTCTTTCTTCCTTTAGCGGAGTAGAAGGGGGGCTGTGGAATATGGAAAAAGGCTATATCGCTTATAGTTATCCTACCTATGAAGGGCCGTTAAAAATGGACGTGCCTTCAGCAGAAAAAAATCGAATTATTCGTTTATCTCAGCAATCTCTAAAAGAAAAAAGACCTCTTTTTGGTCGGTTTGATGGCACAAGAGAAAGCCTCCTTCTTTATGTTAAACCCTTGAATTTGAAGGATAATGATACCGTTATCTGGACTATGACCCGTGTTCCGATTCGGCTGGTTTCCGATTATGAGAAATTAATTTTCTTTTTGTCTTCAATTTTGATTTTTTCTCTTCTTCTCGGTATTTTTGGATTACGCATACTCCAATCTTGGTCAAGAGAAATTTCGCGGCTCGAAAATATTATAGCAACTACCCCCCCTGATCAGATTCCCTCTCTTCCTTTAACAGGTTATCGGGAATTGGATAAACTTGTTGAGACATTGGTTGGAGCAAGAAAAAGCCTTATTGATGAAAAAAATAGAAAAGAAGAGCTCTTGAAAAAAATTTCAAAAAATGAACGCATCGTCACTTTGGGGAAGGTAGCGGCCACGCTTACCCATGAATTACGCAACCCTTTGGCGACCATCCAACTTGAAGTTGAAAATGCTTTGCAGTCCAAGGATAAAGGAAATAAAGAGCCGCTAGAATGCGTTCAAGAACAAGTAGAGCGGATGAAAAAACTCTTGGATAGTATCGTCCTCTTGTGCCATGCCGGAGAAATAACTCCGCAAGAGAACGATCTTTATCCTTGGCTTAAGTCGACGGTTAAGCCCTATGAAGCCGCTGCTTTTAAACATGGAGTCGATTTGAGAGTCGTTCCCTGGAAGGGGAGTTGGTGTTTTGACCCCCAGGGCATGTCGAGGGTTTTAGGCAATCTTTTACAAAATGCCCTTGAACATACCCCAAAAGGGGGATGGATCGAGGTGAAAGTGGAAAAAAAAGACGATAAACTGTGTATCTCTGTAGAGGATTCCGGGAAGGGAATCGAGGATGAGATTCGTGAAGAAGTCTTTGAACCTTTTTTCACCAAAAAAAGTCATGGTTTTGGGCTGGGATTATCTATTGTCAAAGAGATTGTCGAATCGCATAATGCTTGCATAGAATGCAAAGCGGGAAGGGAAGGAGGAGCTCGATTTGAGATTGAACTACCATGGCGAATATCCTGA